The stretch of DNA TCATAGGTGATGTCCGGGTATGAGATGGTGAAGTACATCAATCTCCCTATAAGCCTTTTATAGCTCGCGGGATCTTTGAGCAACTCCCCATCTGAGCTACTAAGCTTTAGGTTGGGTTCTATGGGCAAAGAGGTAGGCTTAGATTCAACAAAATTGGTGTCTTCAAGGATGCTGAGGGTGTACTTACGTTGGCTAAGAACAATTATCTCATCCGATCTTACCAATTTCAAACccaaaaaatacttaaaatcacCAAAAATCTTCAATTTGAAGAGAGATTCCAATAACTTCTGCACCTTGTACAGCATGTCCTTAGATGGACTGGCCAGGATAATATCGTCTACATATACAAGGAAATAGACTGTTTGGTCACCATTACCATAGGTGAAAAGGGAGTAATCACGCCTCGATTGTTTGAAGTGGTGGTTAAGCAAAGTTGAAGAGAATTTGCAAAACCATTGACGGGAAGCCTGCCGCAAACCATAAGTAGACTTGTTCAACTTATATACAAGTCCATAATTTTTGGAATTGTAGCCGAGAGGTAGGTCCATATATACCTCTTTTGAATAAATCCCCATTCAATAAGGCATTGTTCACATCCATTTGAAGCAAATACCATTTGTTTATGGCTGCCAACGATAGAAGCACTCAAACAGTGGTGAGTTTTGCCACGGGTGAGAATGTGCCCTTGAAGTCCACACCAGCTTGTTGGGTGTATCATTTTGCAATGAGTTCTGGCTTTATATCTGTCCACAGAACCATCTGCTTTGCATTTGACTTTGTAGACCCATCTGCATCGAATGGTGTGTTTTCCAGCAGACAGGGACACCAAAGACCAAGTATTTGTGTCTTCCATCGCTTGGAGCTCTTCATCTATTGCTCTTTGCCATTCTGAAAACTTGACTGCTTGATAGAAAAAGGTAGGTTCAGGGATTGCAGCAACATTGGCAATGAAAGCACAATGAGGTTGAGAGAGATGTTTAAAATTCATGTGGTAAACATTGTGGCATTGGTAATCCTTGAGGTatggaagtggtcttgatggtcTAGATGTTCGACGAggttcaatggtgggaattgcCTGAGATGAAACTGGGACTTGTTGAAGTTGTGGCTCTACATTGGTGGCAGGTGAAGAGGAACTAGGTGTCACATCGGGAAGGAAAAGAGGCATAACCACATCAGGAAAGATATCAACAGTGGTGTTGGAAATCTTAGAAGATTGTTGAAATGGAAACTCAGACTCCACAAATGTAACGTCCCTCGAGATAAAAATCTTTTTAGTGATTGGATCATACAGCTTATATCCCTTGTAGTCAAAAGGATATCCAATGAAATTTGACCGCACTACACGTTGAGagaatttgtgttgtttgaaAATAAGGGTGGAAGCATGAGCTAGATAACCAAAGACCCATAAAAAATGGTAGTTTGGCTGTTTGGAGAATAACTTCTCATACGGAGAGCTATATTGAAGGACTAGGCAATCTATTGATGAGAAATGTGGCAGACATAACACATTCGTCCCAAAATTCAATTGGAGCCTTGGATTGGAAGAATAAAGCCCGAGCCACATTGAGCAAATGCTGGTGTTTTCGTTCAACTACGAATTTTTGCTCAGGCCTTTTGACACATGAGAATTGATACACTATCCCTTTCAAATTGAGGTATTCAGTGAGGAAAAGTTCACCTGCATTGTCCGATTGCATTTGCTTCACCCTGGTCTTAAATTGAGTCTCAACTATATTAAAGAAATTGATAAGAGTATTAGCAGCATCAGATTTATGTTTCAACAAGAAGGTCCATGTGAATCTAGAGTGATCATCCACAATAGTAAGAAAAAATCTCATTATTATATGTAGCGACACGATAAGCCCCCAAATGCCACAATGAACCAAATCAAAAATGGCACAACAAAAGGTATTATTTGATTGAAAGGATAAACGCCTAAGTTTGGCTAATGAACACGCATCACAATTGGAGTGATTGAATTTTAAAAGTGTTGAAGACAAAATAGAATTCAACCTATTGAAGACTTTTTCAGATGTATGACCTAATCTTGCATGCCAAGTAGAGCTACTAACAGAAGAAACTAAATGACAATTATCAACATCAAGAGAGGGAGCATGAATTAAGGGTGGTGATTGCAAAACTAAATAGATCATCAACTTCATCACTTCTACCAATCAACTGCTTAGAGTTCTTGTCCTGTATTACAAATAATAGGTCAGAAAAATAGACACTACAATTTGACAATTTTAGAAGGAACTAACCGAAATCAAATTAACTCTAAATGATGGAATGAATATGACATTAACAAGTGTTAAAGAAGGGTTGAGGACAACATTACCAATGGCTAATGCACAAATTTTAGTATGATCAGGTAAAGAAACAAAGTGGTTAGATAATGATTTTTGGTCAATTAGAGAATTAAAGGAGTTGGTTATAGGTGGTAGCACCTGAATCAACAATCCAGGCACTTGGAATTGTCTTTTGGTTCATGTAACAAGAAGAAAACACTTCACCTGCATATATCTCAGGTTCAATGTCTTGAACAACTTGCTGTAGTTGAAGAATAGCCATCAATTGGTTATATTGAGCTACCATGAGAGAAAAGGGAGAGATGGGTGATGAATCTTGCACTTCTTGAGCATGATTCACTTGAGTCACATGATGAACCTAAGGTTTGGGAGTCTTGTTTTGCAGATAGCCTGGTGGATAGCCATGAAGGCGATAACACTTGTCTTCAGTGTGTCCCATGAGTCCACAGTGAAAGTAATTTGGACAATCTTTCTTACCTTTTGACTTCAAATTTTGATGCATAGAGAACTTCAGAGACTACTTGACTGCAAATGGCATGTGCTGGCTAGGTTGAGGAGAAGTAAGTACCCGTTGTTTCTCTTCTTGCAAGACCAGAGAGAAAACTTTGCCAATTGAAGGGAGGGGATCTAATAACAAGATTTGGCTTCTAACATTTGCCAAATTTTCATTGAGCCCTATGAGGAGCAACATGACATATTCTTGATCGATGTAGGTTTGAATCGATTTGACACCACCGTAAGAACATGAGACCAGAGGCTTGAAGGTATTGAGTTCTTACCAAAGGATCTTCAACTTCGTGAAGTATTGTGAAACAAAGAGAGAGCCTTGGGTCAGTGACATGAGAGATCGTTTCAGCTCAAAGATGCGAGGTGCATTGCTTTGAGAGAAACGAGTCTTCAGGTCCTGCCAAAAGAAAGCGGTTGAACCCGCATAGATCACGCTCGTAGCAATGTCCTTGGAGATCGAGTTTAGCAACCACGTCGTGACGATGTCGTTGGTGCATTGCCAAGATTCTACGAGCACTGGATGAACAATTGGATATGGTTTCTGCAAAGAACCATCAATGAAGCCAAtcttgcgtttgtcactaaacGCAAGACGCATCAATCTGTACCATGAAGCATAATTATCTTCTTGGAGCGGTTGAGAAACAAGCACAAGTCCTGGATAATCGTCGAACTGAAGCGAATAAGCCTCGGGAATTGGCGAAGACTGTACCAGAGAGTTCGAGTTGCCTTGAGAGAAATTCGATTTAGAGATTGTGGACATC from Arachis duranensis cultivar V14167 chromosome 4, aradu.V14167.gnm2.J7QH, whole genome shotgun sequence encodes:
- the LOC107486774 gene encoding uncharacterized protein LOC107486774, producing MSTISKSNFSQGNSNSLVQSSPIPEAYSLQFDDYPGLVLVSQPLQEDNYASWYRLMRLAFSDKRKIGFIDGSLQKPYPIVHPVLVESWQCTNDIVTTWLLNSISKDIATSVIYAGSTAFFWQDLKTRFSQSNAPRIFELKRSLMSLTQGSLFVSQYFTKLKILW